Proteins from one Desmodus rotundus isolate HL8 chromosome 9, HLdesRot8A.1, whole genome shotgun sequence genomic window:
- the PABPC4L gene encoding polyadenylate-binding protein 4-like, with the protein MSVDAKYRHASLYVGDLPADVTEDMLFRKFNPVGPVLSIRICRDLVTRRSLGYAYVNFLNLADAQKVLDTMNFDMIQGKSIRLMWSQRDAYLRKSGIGNVFIKNLDRSIDNKMLYEHFSAFGKILSSKVMSDDKGSRGYAFVHFQSQSAADRAIEEMNGALLKNCRLFVGPFKNRKEREAELQNKANEFTNVYIKNFGDDMDDERLKEVFSQYGKIVSVKVMTDSSGKSKGFGFVSFDTHEAAQRAVEYMNGKDICGQMVFVGRAQKKAERQAELKQMFEQLKRERFGRCRGVKLYIKNLDETIDEEQLRRAFSSFGSMSRVKVMEEEGRSKGFGLICFSCPEEATKAMAEMNGQVLGSKAINIALAQRP; encoded by the coding sequence ATGAGTGTCGATGCCAAATACCGCCATGCCTCTCTGTATGTGGGTGACCTTCCTGCAGACGTCACCGAAGACATGCTGTTCAGGAAGTTCAACCCCGTGGGGCCTGTGCTATCCATTCGGATCTGCAGGGACCTGGTCACCCGCCGCTCTCTGGGCTACGCGTACGTGAACTTCCTGAACCTGGCGGATGCCCAGAAGGTCCTGGACACCATGAACTTTGACATGATACAAGGCAAATCCATCCGGCTCATGTGGTCTCAGCGTGATGCCTACTTAAGGAAATCTGGGATTGGGAACGTGTTCATCAAGAATCTGGACAGATCCATTGATAACAAAATGCTTTATGAACATTTCTCGGCCTTTGGGAAGATCCTCTCCTCCAAGGTGATGAGTGATGATAAGGGATCCAGGGGCTACGCATTTGTGCACTTTCAGAGCCAGTCGGCCGCCGACAGGGCCATCGAGGAGATGAACGGGGCGCTGCTTAAGAACTGTAGGCTGTTTGTTGGCCCATTCAAAAACCGCAAAGAACGGGAGGCTGAGCTCCAAAATAAAGCCAATGAATTCACCAATGTGTACATCAAAAACTTCGGAGATGACATGGATGATGAGAGACTGAAGGAAGTTTTCAGCCAATATGGCAAAATCGTGAGTGTCAAGGTGATGACAGATTCCAGCGGGAAATCCAAAGGCTTTGGCTTTGTGAGTTTTGATACCCACGAGGCTGCCCAAAGGGCTGTTGAATATATGAATGGGAAGGACATATGTGGACAGATGGTTTTTGTAGGCCGAGCACAAAAGAAAGCAGAGCGACAAGCCGAGTTAAAGCAAATGTTTGAGCAGCTGAAACGGGAAAGATTTGGGCGGTGCCGCGGGGTGAAGCTCTATATCAAGAACCTCGACGAGACCATTGATGAAGAACAACTACGGCGGGCATTTTCTTCGTTTGGATCAATGAGCAGAGTCAAGGTAATGGAGGAAGAAGGACGAAGCAAAGGGTTTGGCTTGATCTGTTTCTCCTGTCCCGAGGAGGCCACTAAAGCTATGGCTGAGATGAATGGCCAGGTCTTGGGCTCCAAGGCGATCAACATCGCCCTGGCCCAGCGGCCCTAG